Sequence from the Methanococcoides sp. LMO-2 genome:
ACGATAACCCTGCTTGAGAAAGCCCAACCTAAAGCATCAGCGAAAAAGACGGCAGAAGGGAAAGCAAAGCCATCAAAGAAACTCCCAAAGGTCACCATCCTATCCACCGGCGGAACGATCGCCAGTAAAGTGGACTACCGCACAGGCGCTGTCACAGCACAGTTCTCAGCCGACGATATCGTGGATGCCATCCCGGAGATCACTGAGATAGCAAACATCAGCGGCAGGGTAGTCTACAACATCCTTTCCGAAAACATGAAGACCGAGTACTGGACCGAACTCGCCCAGGCTGTTGCCGAGGAGATCGAGAACGGTGCTGATGGAATCATCGTGGCACATGGAACAGACACCATGATGTACTCCGCAGCCGCCCTGTCCTTCATGCTTAAGACACCGGTGCCAATCGTCTTCGTGGGTTCCCAGCGCAGTGCTGACAGACCCAGCAGTGATAATGCCATGAATGCTATCTGTGCCACAAAGGTCGCTGTCAGTGACATTGCCGAAGTATGTGTGGTCATGCACGACTCCGCCTGCGATGACCGCTGTGCCATCCATTACGGCACAAAGGTCAGGAAGATGCACACATCCAGAAGGAACGCCTTCCAGTCCATCAACTCCGACCCGATAGGCTACGTGGATTACTCCACAAAGAAGATCGAGACAATCCTGCCATACACCAAACGCGGCACCCATGAGCTGGAAGTCAGATCTACACTCGAGCCAAAGTGTGCTCTGGTAAAGTTCGTACCAGGTGCCGATCCGGACATCCTTTCCTACTACGTCGACTCCGGTTACAAAGGAATCGTCATTGAAGGAACCGGACTTGGCCATGTTTCCACCGACTGGATCCCAAACATTAGGCGTGCCACCGAAGCAGGAATTCCGGTTGTCATGACATCACAGTGTTTGAACGGACGTATCTGCGACCGTGTCTACGATACAGGAAGGGATATACTGAAAGCCGGTGCTATCGAAGGTGAAGACATGCTTCCAGAGGTTGCGTTGGTGAAGTTGATGTGGACACTTGGGCAGGGTGGAAATCTGGAAGAGATCGCTGCAATTATGGCCACGAGTGTTGAGAACGAGATCACGGAATGCACGTTGAAGTAAGATATCACTTCAACTGTTTTATAGCATAAATTGGATTTAAAAGGAGTATTTGGTGCAGTTATGCACCATTTTTCTAACTTTTAGAACCTGAAACCAGTCATATCTCCTTGACAGCAGACTTTGATACCAGATCCGCATTCATGCAAGAAGTGCATAAGCTACAAGAACAACAGCAGCAACTAAACCTATTGCAAACATAAGGAACTCCGGCATCACTGTTGATGCTGCATTTCCATTATCATTTTTTCCAACTATTTTTGACCCTCCAATAAGGTAAATGCTTGATTCCCATTTAAATTATTGGTACAGACTTGTAACATAGCGTCCGTCGATGCTATGGCATACGCAAAATAAGGCAATCTGCGGCATTAAGTAAAAAATGGATGATGCATGGCTGCACCATACTTAGAATCTAACATCAAGATCAGCGATTATCTGTTGTGTGGCAATGTCAATAAACTTAACATCAGACCCACCAGAAAAGATGTCACTCACATCACCAGCGGTAATTTCGGTATTCAACATATCAGTTGTTCCGACTGCAAACCCGCCAACATCCGCTTCTTTGAAAATGCATATGGTTTCACCGGATGTGAATTTCAAATCCTCATCAGTTGTCAGCAGTGATACATCAACAACTTCACCGCCAACCAACATCTTTGTGTTTGCGGTACCTAGATATAGTTCATCTCCGCCCTGATGCTCGAGCATGATAACATTGTATCCAGTTGCTGTATCTTCAACTGCATTGATATTTGATACGGGAACTGAATCAGGTGCCCCCATTCCAAGTGCATACGCTGCAATGACGGCCGCAATGATGACAGCGATTGCAACCATCATGATTTCAGCAATAACTGGCGACACAGCGTCTTCATTTCGACTTATGTTGAACATATGAATAACCCCTTTTGACATAATAAAAGTGAGAATGTTGCTTCGATTGAAGGCTTGATAGAAAATTAAAAAAAAGAATGGTGCCGATTAAGCACCATGCTTATTGAATTTAGAACCTTACATCGAGTGATGAAATCATCTGCTGGCTGGTAACATCAACGATTGATACTTCCCTTATATCACTGGAATTACCAATGTTGTACAAATCTGCAGCTGCTACTAAATCAGCTTCAGTTGTAGTGTTACCTATCATGAAAGTACCATTTGTACCAATGTACAGGCGCTCACCGGCAGTAAATCTCTCATCAACAGCAGAAGTATAAACGACTTCTTGTCCACCAACAAGGAATGTGGTACTTGTTGATGAAAGTACTATCTCATCTCCACCCTGATGCTCGAGCATTATAATTGCAAAACCAGTGTCTGTCTCAGCTGCACTTGCTCTTACACTAGCCTGTGGTGCCATCTCGGATGGTCCCATTCCAAACACGAATGCTGCAATAACAGCAGCAAGGATCACAGTGATTGCGACCATCAGGATTACACCGATGACCGGAGACACTGCGTCTTCATTTCTGTTCATTTTAAACAAAGTATATTCCTCCACTTTTATATTACTAGGTTCAATTAAATACTTTTCTGTTGCTTCTTCTGTACCACTTTTTCTAGCTTATGAGTCCACATCTCATCACTCATGTCAGTGTACTCACACTCAAGATAGTGATCTACCGCCTTACTCAGGGCATCCTTTGTAGACGTTTCACCGGTCTTTTTCTTGAGTGCTTCAAGCTGGTCCTCAGCGAGTACAGTTTGTGCATGTACAATTTTCATGAGAACCTTCTCCTGATAAGAGCATCATGTGAACATACACACAACTAGCCTCATCATAATAATTATTATTATAATAAAAAGTATAAAACCATTTCGCCGAAGAAAAGTAAAATATAAGAAAATAAGACCTGATTATAGGAATGGAGATTTAAATATAATAAATGTTGCATAACACCAGAATTTTTGGATTATGATCACTTGGAAAAGGCGAAGGAATTAAAGAATACCTGAAGGCGGAGTAAATGAAAATATGAAAATAAGAAAATTGAAAAACTCCCCACCCAGGAGGAGCTTTTCTACTAAGGTAGATCGCCAGAGCGAACTTATGTGATGATCTTGTCGAGCTGGCCGGACTCGATGGCGCGGCGAACTTCCATTGCTACACGTCTTCCGGTGCTCATTGGCTTGCGCCAGAGGGTGTTGCCGTATGGGTGACCTACGGACATGTGGACGTTGGTACCGCCACCTACCCTTGGGGCAACATCATATATGTAGAAGTTAAGGTCCTTGTCGATGCAGGTCTGGAGACAGAACGGACCGATGACCCCTGGGTCATAGTATTCTTTGGATGCCTTTATGTATGCCTCAGAGAGCTTGAAGACCTCCTCCAGGAGAGATTCACGGAGTGTTGCTGAATTGTGTCCGCAGACGGTGTATTCAGGAGTAAGTTGGTGCTCTGCAAGGGTCATCTGCTGTGGTGCAGGCAGCCTTACGTGACCGTCAAGGCTTGTCTCGAATCTCCAGTCGATACCAAGCAGTTCGGTCTTGTTCATCTCTTCCTCGATCGGGGAGTAGAACAGGTCGAAGTTGAACACAGGGCCGATGATGTAGCGCTCGATCCTTGCTTCCGCAAGAGCTTCCCTTGTGATGACACCCTGCCTGATGAGAGATTCGGACTTCTCGACGTATTCGCTGTAGGTTCCTGCTGTGAAGAAACCGCGTTCGAGCTTTTTGACAGCGTGAGGGAGCTTTACCATTACAAGCTCATCGATATCTTCCGGATCTGTGATACGCTCAGGGAAGGGGAGACCTGCCTTTTCAAGGAGCCAGTAGTAGTCCTGGTCAAGACCTCTCTCCTCACTGCGGAGCATGTTCCTGCTGCCCACCATAGGCACGCGGAAGTCGTTCTCCACTGCATCGATGTCACAGTATGAGGTGAATGACCTGTTTGGAACGAAAAGAATGTTGTCGTCAATGAGCTTCTGCTGGTTTTCTGGACGCAGGATCTCATCGAACCTGTCATAGACAGCGTACTCATCAACAATGCCGCGAACAACATTGCCCTCAGCATCCCTCTGGGACTTGAAATAGTCGGTGTAGGTCTTCTCACGGCCGGACTGGCATATCGCGTAGGTCTCAAATCCTTCCTCGATAGCACCATCAAAGACGTCCAGTCCTGAATGGGAAGCAACCGCTCCGATCTTGATATTATCAGTATAATAGCTCTCAGCAATCTCAATAATCTCTTTCCTGTCGATCATCCTTTGTTCTCCGGATTTTTGTGATACAATAATTCAGTCGTATAAAAGGCTTATTATTGCCATCCCTGATAAATTCCTTCATTGCAATGGCAAAAAGGGAAGAAAATGATCATTCAGATGATTCCTCGAAAATAAATGAGAAGCAGACTAAAGACAAACAGGATGATAGCACAAAGAACAAAGATGCGATCAGATGATGCCTGTATACAGGCCGATCACCACAGGCGTAATGAACGTCTCGATCCCTGCTGCCAGCAAGAGCATCGGCATAATAAAGCGGAAGAAGATACTGATACCCTGCCTGAACTCGCCTTTTATATCAACATATCTTCCTGCCATTGAGTTGATCACGTTGAGCCCCATTCTCACACCCATGGCTGCGGATATCAATATCATCGGAAGCTCGATGATCCCGTGGGGCATGATACCCAGAAAGATGTAGGTAAAACCATTCTCCTGAGATTCAAGATAGGTTACGACCCCAAGAATATAGCCATTGGACAGCACGAACAGTAGTGGGATCAATCCAAAACCAAGCCCCAGGACAAATGCAAAAAGGCTCTTAATGGCGTTGTTGAAGAAGATGAACAGCATGATCTCCAGAGGTGTCATGTTCATGATAAGCTCAACAAGCTCTTCCAGGCCTTCAAGGGCAACATCGGATGATGCAGGATTGAACGCAGTGTAGAGATATCCTGCGATACCGGATAATATGAACAACAGGACAACTACTGTGATCTCAGGGACAAGGCCTGACAGGTAGGCACGGACCTTGCATAAGCCGCTTTCACAGACCATTTTATTTTCCTTTTTAAAGACGGAGACCTCAATGGTGTCAGTTACAATTTCATTTGTTGCGTCGCCATCCATTGGAATATCATCCACACCCGTTTCGCCGGTTTTCGCATTGTCCATTAATATCAGATCCCAAGAGCCATGCGGATCGTATTCCTGCATGCAGGGGACAGACCCAGTACGATTATGACCATCTTCACGAATGTCCTCAGGTTGCGTGACTCTTCATCTGCTGTGAACTGTGTGTCCAGAAGATATATCACAGGCAGGAATATGGCCATTTTCAGAGGATACATTACAAGGGCCGTGCCGGTCAGGTCGATGAGATAGGCAGGAACCACATGTTTCTCATAATATCCAAGGGTGTCAACCCCGATAAAGGTTGAGGATGCATCCAGCAGGTGTGCCCAGATGATGGTCATGTTGAGACGGTCATTCACATAGGACCATCCGGCCTTTTCCAGCATGAAATAGACAGCACCGGCAAAGAGCGTTCCAGAAGAAAGGATCGCGATCAGGGTGAAGGGACGTTCTATATCTTCAACCACAAGAAGGGTTATGATGTTAAGTGTGAACCAGCCGAGTCCAAGTAATGCAAAGGACCTGTGCCAGTCAGTGACCTTCCCTGAGGAGTAAAGCCATCTTGAGAACAGAAGGCATATAATAGTAGCAACGAACACGACGAAATAGATGTTCGGCGTTATGAAAAGATAGCTAAGGGG
This genomic interval carries:
- the gatD gene encoding Glu-tRNA(Gln) amidotransferase subunit GatD: MDFELGDRIRIEKDGNVYEGIVMPTTTDHVVVKMVSGYNAGIDPEGATITLLEKAQPKASAKKTAEGKAKPSKKLPKVTILSTGGTIASKVDYRTGAVTAQFSADDIVDAIPEITEIANISGRVVYNILSENMKTEYWTELAQAVAEEIENGADGIIVAHGTDTMMYSAAALSFMLKTPVPIVFVGSQRSADRPSSDNAMNAICATKVAVSDIAEVCVVMHDSACDDRCAIHYGTKVRKMHTSRRNAFQSINSDPIGYVDYSTKKIETILPYTKRGTHELEVRSTLEPKCALVKFVPGADPDILSYYVDSGYKGIVIEGTGLGHVSTDWIPNIRRATEAGIPVVMTSQCLNGRICDRVYDTGRDILKAGAIEGEDMLPEVALVKLMWTLGQGGNLEEIAAIMATSVENEITECTLK
- a CDS encoding type IV pilin, with protein sequence MFNISRNEDAVSPVIAEIMMVAIAVIIAAVIAAYALGMGAPDSVPVSNINAVEDTATGYNVIMLEHQGGDELYLGTANTKMLVGGEVVDVSLLTTDEDLKFTSGETICIFKEADVGGFAVGTTDMLNTEITAGDVSDIFSGGSDVKFIDIATQQIIADLDVRF
- a CDS encoding type IV pilin N-terminal domain-containing protein; its protein translation is MNRNEDAVSPVIGVILMVAITVILAAVIAAFVFGMGPSEMAPQASVRASAAETDTGFAIIMLEHQGGDEIVLSSTSTTFLVGGQEVVYTSAVDERFTAGERLYIGTNGTFMIGNTTTEADLVAAADLYNIGNSSDIREVSIVDVTSQQMISSLDVRF
- a CDS encoding DUF5371 family protein, with protein sequence MKIVHAQTVLAEDQLEALKKKTGETSTKDALSKAVDHYLECEYTDMSDEMWTHKLEKVVQKKQQKSI
- a CDS encoding formate--phosphoribosylaminoimidazolecarboxamide ligase family protein; this encodes MIDRKEIIEIAESYYTDNIKIGAVASHSGLDVFDGAIEEGFETYAICQSGREKTYTDYFKSQRDAEGNVVRGIVDEYAVYDRFDEILRPENQQKLIDDNILFVPNRSFTSYCDIDAVENDFRVPMVGSRNMLRSEERGLDQDYYWLLEKAGLPFPERITDPEDIDELVMVKLPHAVKKLERGFFTAGTYSEYVEKSESLIRQGVITREALAEARIERYIIGPVFNFDLFYSPIEEEMNKTELLGIDWRFETSLDGHVRLPAPQQMTLAEHQLTPEYTVCGHNSATLRESLLEEVFKLSEAYIKASKEYYDPGVIGPFCLQTCIDKDLNFYIYDVAPRVGGGTNVHMSVGHPYGNTLWRKPMSTGRRVAMEVRRAIESGQLDKIIT
- a CDS encoding stage II sporulation protein M, with the translated sequence MDNAKTGETGVDDIPMDGDATNEIVTDTIEVSVFKKENKMVCESGLCKVRAYLSGLVPEITVVVLLFILSGIAGYLYTAFNPASSDVALEGLEELVELIMNMTPLEIMLFIFFNNAIKSLFAFVLGLGFGLIPLLFVLSNGYILGVVTYLESQENGFTYIFLGIMPHGIIELPMILISAAMGVRMGLNVINSMAGRYVDIKGEFRQGISIFFRFIMPMLLLAAGIETFITPVVIGLYTGII
- a CDS encoding DUF63 family protein codes for the protein MCPFVDKIMQFVNEYYLDPIFQDSGYNPVNTLTWALILGICVFAVAKLLDKWKVEVDERFVFSIIPFILAGSSLRVMEDAGIFERPLSYLFITPNIYFVVFVATIICLLFSRWLYSSGKVTDWHRSFALLGLGWFTLNIITLLVVEDIERPFTLIAILSSGTLFAGAVYFMLEKAGWSYVNDRLNMTIIWAHLLDASSTFIGVDTLGYYEKHVVPAYLIDLTGTALVMYPLKMAIFLPVIYLLDTQFTADEESRNLRTFVKMVIIVLGLSPACRNTIRMALGI